A single window of Chitinophaga sp. XS-30 DNA harbors:
- a CDS encoding FecR family protein, whose amino-acid sequence MEKKARLAYLLDRLATHTATEEELNELTGLVDQDDAGVAIDEVESWLQEHRPQPLPDYDQQRWMQVADQILRSDKLLADPVARPAQRVHFLHKWGWAAAVVLLFGTGAWLVNRYRQPEPASITAGTRLLDVDPGKNGAILTLSDGSQMVLDSAGNGIITRQNGTAVVLKNDGLQYTPEAPGTGEVKYNTITTSKGRQFRVVLPDGTKVWLNAASTLQFPVAFTGKERVVELTGEAYFEVAKNASQPFKLKAAGKMDIAVLGTAFNVNAYTNEKHSYATLVEGAVSISLTGETGSAVVLKPGDQVQAGSTGMDVTQNANVEKAIAWKNGLFNFDGVGLREMMRQLERWYDLEVVYEGNVPDVLFFGEMSRTLKLSDVLTGLERSDVHFRLEEGRRLIVMP is encoded by the coding sequence ATGGAAAAAAAAGCCCGATTAGCATATTTACTGGACCGCCTGGCCACACATACCGCCACGGAGGAAGAACTGAATGAATTAACCGGTCTGGTTGACCAGGATGATGCCGGCGTTGCTATCGATGAGGTGGAAAGCTGGCTGCAGGAACACCGGCCGCAACCGTTGCCCGACTACGATCAGCAGCGCTGGATGCAGGTAGCAGACCAGATATTGCGGTCGGATAAATTATTGGCAGACCCGGTTGCCAGACCGGCGCAGCGGGTGCATTTCCTCCATAAATGGGGATGGGCTGCTGCGGTGGTGCTCTTGTTTGGCACGGGCGCCTGGCTTGTCAACCGTTATCGTCAGCCGGAGCCAGCCTCCATAACCGCCGGAACCCGGCTATTGGATGTGGATCCAGGAAAAAATGGCGCTATCCTTACATTGAGCGACGGTTCGCAGATGGTGCTGGACAGCGCCGGCAACGGCATTATCACCCGGCAGAACGGCACTGCCGTCGTATTGAAAAACGACGGGCTGCAATATACACCCGAAGCCCCCGGAACAGGGGAAGTGAAATATAATACCATCACTACGTCAAAAGGGCGGCAATTCCGTGTGGTACTGCCGGATGGCACCAAAGTATGGCTCAATGCCGCCAGTACCCTGCAGTTCCCCGTAGCATTCACGGGAAAGGAAAGAGTGGTGGAACTTACGGGGGAAGCCTATTTTGAAGTGGCCAAAAATGCATCGCAACCCTTCAAACTAAAAGCAGCCGGGAAAATGGACATCGCAGTGCTTGGCACCGCATTCAATGTCAACGCCTATACGAATGAAAAGCACAGCTACGCCACACTGGTGGAAGGAGCGGTGAGCATATCCCTTACCGGTGAAACCGGCAGCGCCGTGGTATTAAAACCGGGAGACCAGGTGCAGGCAGGCAGCACTGGCATGGACGTAACACAAAATGCAAACGTGGAAAAAGCTATCGCCTGGAAGAACGGCCTCTTCAATTTTGACGGGGTGGGCCTGCGGGAAATGATGCGCCAGCTGGAACGCTGGTACGATCTGGAAGTAGTGTACGAAGGGAATGTGCCGGATGTACTGTTTTTCGGGGAGATGAGCAGAACGCTGAAACTCTCTGATGTATTGACCGGCCTTGAAAGGTCCGATGTGCATTTTCGCCTGGAAGAAGGCCGCCGCCTGATCGTAATGCCTTAA